The Gymnogyps californianus isolate 813 chromosome 5, ASM1813914v2, whole genome shotgun sequence genome contains a region encoding:
- the LOC127017036 gene encoding inositol 1,4,5-trisphosphate receptor-interacting protein-like 1, which produces MALAIVFALSVLGIIQTPLGVGDELGAAIRQRVQQRAEQLIQVMVQLLEEMELSPREPSRVPRGAQVSAALQQWQFWALAGGLVLLFWLCWWLWKRSCEPGSSSKHGSSRSLEEEEDEEEGQDPLHMDRFLDEYTSWPLPNRQRICTVVEEVVNDLLCVCRILAGNDFAPRLQPAVGVGGFLEGQSARGEDLVYRLLVPLKPPRGHSFHLELGTEGEMLVRNSRLRVQLECMCTRERRLGDVLCFLHHPEDELMSRQEASLLQTLCTGSYLDVQKTALWLQELMTAACVAVPQAGTCKLTVLPSTRFCKLKLTNAFKRSLSIELILAVQQGNSDSFVSME; this is translated from the coding sequence ATGGCTCTGGCAATAGTGTTCGCCTTGAGCGTGCTGGGCATCATCCAGACGCCACTGGGGGTTGGAGATGAGCTGGGTGCAGCTATTCGCCAGCGCGTGCAGCAGCGTGCGGAGCAGCTGATCCAGGTGATGGTTCAGCTGCTTGAAGAGATGGAGCTGAGCCCCCGGGAGCCCAGCAGGGTGCCCAGGGGAGCCCAGGtctctgctgccttgcagcagtGGCAGTTCTGGGCCTTGGCTGGAGGCCTGGTCCTGCTCTTTTGGCTCTGCTGGTGGCTCTGGAAAAGGAGCTgtgagccaggcagcagcagcaagcatgGCAGCTCCAgaagcctggaggaggaggaggacgaggaagAGGGGCAAGACCCGTTACATATGGACAGGTTTCTGGACGAGTACACGTCGTGGCCGCTGCCGAACAGGCAAAGAATATGCACGGTGGTGGAAGAGGTGGTGAACGACCTTCTCTGTGTCTGCCGAATCCTCGCCGGCAATGACTTTGCGCCGCGACTGCAGCCAGCTGTCGGGGTGGGCGGCTTCCTAGAAGGCCAGAGTGCCCGTGGAGAAGACCTTGTCTATCGCCTGCTTGTGCCCCTCAAGCCACCCCGCGGGCACTCCTTCCACCTCGAGCTGGGCACCGAAGGGGAGATGCTGGTGAGGAACTCCCGCCTGCGTGTGCAACTGGAGTGCATGTGCACAAGGGAGCGGCGGCTGGGAGAcgtgctctgcttcctccaccACCCTGAGGATGAGCTGATGAGCCGTCAGGAAGCCAGCCTCCTACAAACCCTCTGCACCGGCTCGTACCTCGACGTGCAGAAAACCGCCTTGTGGCTCCAGGAGCTGATGACAGCAGCCTGCGTTGCTGTGCCTCAGGCGGGCACATGCAAGCTAACGGTGCTGCCCTCCACACGCTTCTGCAAGCTCAAGCTGACCAACGCCTTCAAGAGATCCCTCTCCATTGAGCTGATCTTGGCGGTGCAGCAAGGCAACTCGGACTCGTTTGTGAGCATGGAGTAG
- the LOC127017037 gene encoding inositol 1,4,5-trisphosphate receptor-interacting protein-like 1 produces MALAIVFALSVLGIIQTPLGVGDELGAAIRQCVQQRAEQLIQVMVQLLEEMELSPREPSRVPRGAQVSAALQQWQFWALAGGLVLLFWLCWWLWKRSCEPGSSSKHGSSRSLEEEEDEEEGQDPLHMDRFLDEYTSWPLPNRQRICTVVEEVVNDLLCVCRILAGNDFAPRLQPAVGVGGFLEGQSARGEDLVYRLLVPLKPPRGHSFHLELGTEGEMLVRNSRLRVQLECMCTRERRLGDVLCFLHHPEDELMSRQEASLLQTLCTGSYLDVQKTALWLQELMTAACVAVPQAGTCKLTVLPSTRFCKLKLTNASKRSLSIELILAVQQGNSDSFVSME; encoded by the coding sequence ATGGCTCTGGCAATAGTGTTCGCCTTGAGCGTGCTGGGCATCATCCAGACGCCACTGGGGGTTGGAGATGAGCTGGGTGCAGCTATTCGCCAGTGCGTGCAGCAGCGTGCGGAGCAGCTGATCCAGGTGATGGTTCAGCTGCTTGAAGAGATGGAGCTGAGCCCCCGGGAGCCCAGCAGGGTGCCCAGGGGAGCCCAGGtctctgctgccttgcagcagtGGCAGTTCTGGGCCTTGGCTGGAGGCCTGGTCCTGCTCTTTTGGCTCTGCTGGTGGCTCTGGAAAAGGAGCTgtgagccaggcagcagcagcaagcatgGCAGCTCCAgaagcctggaggaggaggaggacgaggaagAGGGGCAAGACCCGTTACATATGGACAGGTTTCTGGACGAGTACACGTCGTGGCCGCTGCCGAACAGGCAAAGAATATGCACGGTGGTGGAAGAGGTGGTGAACGACCTTCTCTGTGTCTGCCGAATCCTCGCCGGCAATGACTTTGCGCCGCGACTGCAGCCAGCTGTCGGGGTGGGCGGCTTCCTAGAAGGCCAGAGTGCCCGTGGAGAAGACCTTGTCTATCGCCTGCTTGTGCCCCTCAAGCCACCCCGCGGGCACTCCTTCCACCTCGAGCTGGGCACCGAAGGGGAGATGCTGGTGAGGAACTCCCGCCTGCGTGTGCAACTGGAGTGCATGTGCACAAGGGAGCGGCGGCTGGGAGAcgtgctctgcttcctccaccACCCTGAGGATGAGCTGATGAGCCGTCAGGAAGCCAGCCTCCTACAAACCCTCTGCACCGGCTCGTACCTCGACGTGCAGAAAACCGCCTTGTGGCTCCAGGAGCTGATGACAGCAGCCTGCGTTGCTGTGCCTCAGGCGGGCACATGCAAGCTAACGGTGCTGCCCTCCACACGCTTCTGCAAGCTCAAGCTGACCAACGCCTCCAAGAGATCCCTCTCCATTGAGCTGATCTTGGCGGTGCAGCAAGGCAACTCGGACTCGTTTGTGAGCATGGAGTAG
- the LOC127017038 gene encoding inositol 1,4,5-trisphosphate receptor-interacting protein-like 1, with translation MALAIVFALSVLGIIQTPLVVGDDLGAAIRQRVQQRVEQLIQVMAQLLEEMELSPREPSRVPRGAQVFAALQQWQFWALAGGLVLLFWLCWWLWKRSCEPGSSSKHGSSRSLEEEEEGQDPLHMDRFLDEYTSWPLPNRQRICTVVEEVVNDLLCVCRILAGNDFAPRLQPAVGVGGFLEGQSARGEDLVYRLLVPLKPPRGHSFHLELGTEGEMLVRNSRLRVQLECMCTRERRLGDVLCFLHHPEDELMSSQEASLLQTLCTGSYLDVQKTALWLQELMTAACVAVPQAGTCKLTVLPSTRFCKLKLTNASKRSLSIELILAVQQGNSDSFVSME, from the coding sequence ATGGCTCTGGCAATAGTGTTCGCCTTGAGCGTGCTGGGCATCATCCAGACGCCACTGGTGGTCGGAGATGATCTGGGTGCAGCTATTCGCCAGCGCGTGCAGCAGCGTGTGGAGCAGCTGATCCAGGTGATGGCTCAGCTGCTTGAAGAGATGGAGCTGAGCCCCCGGGAGCCCAGCAGGGTGCCCAGGGGAGCCCAGGTCTTTGCTGCCTTGCAGCAGTGGCAGTTCTGGGCCTTGGCTGGAGGCCTGGTCCTGCTCTTTTGGCTCTGCTGGTGGCTCTGGAAAAGGAGCTgtgagccaggcagcagcagcaagcatgGCAGCTCCAgaagcctggaggaggaggaggaggggcaaGACCCATTACATATGGACAGGTTTCTGGACGAGTACACGTCGTGGCCGCTGCCGAACAGGCAAAGAATATGCACGGTGGTGGAAGAGGTGGTGAACGACCTTCTCTGTGTCTGCCGAATCCTCGCCGGCAATGACTTTGCGCCGCGACTGCAGCCAGCTGTTGGGGTGGGCGGCTTCCTAGAAGGCCAGAGTGCCCGTGGAGAAGACCTTGTCTATCGCCTGCTTGTGCCCCTCAAGCCACCCCGCGGGCACTCCTTCCACCTCGAGCTGGGCACCGAAGGGGAGATGCTGGTGAGGAACTCCCGCCTGCGTGTGCAACTGGAGTGCATGTGCACAAGGGAGCGGCGGCTGGGAGAcgtgctctgcttcctccaccACCCTGAGGATGAGCTGATGAGCAGTCAGGAAGCCAGCCTCCTACAAACCCTCTGCACCGGCTCGTACCTCGACGTGCAGAAAACCGCCTTGTGGCTCCAGGAGCTGATGACAGCAGCCTGCGTTGCTGTGCCTCAGGCGGGCACATGCAAGCTAACGGTGCTGCCCTCCACACGCTTCTGCAAGCTCAAGCTGACCAACGCCTCCAAGAGATCCCTCTCCATTGAGCTGATCTTGGCGGTGCAGCAAGGCAACTCGGACTCGTTTGTGAGCATGGAGTAG
- the LOC127017039 gene encoding inositol 1,4,5-trisphosphate receptor-interacting protein-like 1, with protein MALAIVFALSVLGIIQTPLVVGDDLGAAIRQRVQQRVEQLIQVMVQLLEEMELSPREPSRVPRGAQVFAALQQWQFWALAGGLVLLFWLCWWLWKRSCEPGSSSKHGSSRSLEEEEEGQDPLHMDRFLDEYTSWPLPNRQRICTVVEEVVNDLLCVCRILAGNDFAPRLQPAVGVGGFLEGQSARGEDLVYRLLVPLKPPRGHSFHLELGTEGEMLVRNSRLRVQLECMCTRERRLGDVLCFLHHPEDELMSSQEASLLQTLCTGSYLDVQKTALWLQELMTAACVAVPQAGTCKLTVLPSTRFCKLKLTNASKRSLSIELILAVQQGNSDSFVSME; from the coding sequence ATGGCTCTGGCAATAGTGTTCGCCTTGAGCGTGCTGGGCATCATCCAGACGCCACTGGTGGTCGGAGATGATCTGGGTGCAGCTATTCGCCAGCGCGTGCAGCAGCGTGTGGAGCAGCTGATCCAGGTGATGGTTCAGCTGCTTGAAGAGATGGAGCTGAGCCCCCGGGAGCCCAGCAGGGTGCCCAGGGGAGCCCAGGTCTTTGCTGCCTTGCAGCAGTGGCAGTTCTGGGCCTTGGCTGGAGGCCTGGTCCTGCTCTTTTGGCTCTGCTGGTGGCTCTGGAAAAGGAGCTgtgagccaggcagcagcagcaagcatgGCAGCTCCAgaagcctggaggaggaggaggaggggcaaGACCCATTACATATGGACAGGTTTCTGGACGAGTACACGTCGTGGCCGCTGCCGAACAGGCAAAGAATATGCACGGTGGTGGAAGAGGTGGTGAACGACCTTCTCTGTGTCTGCCGAATCCTCGCCGGCAATGACTTTGCGCCGCGACTGCAGCCAGCTGTCGGGGTGGGCGGCTTCCTAGAAGGCCAGAGTGCCCGTGGAGAAGACCTTGTCTATCGCCTGCTTGTGCCCCTCAAGCCACCCCGCGGGCACTCCTTCCACCTCGAGCTGGGCACCGAAGGGGAGATGCTGGTGAGGAACTCCCGCCTGCGTGTGCAACTGGAGTGCATGTGCACAAGGGAGCGGCGGCTGGGAGAcgtgctctgcttcctccaccACCCTGAGGATGAGCTGATGAGCAGTCAGGAAGCCAGCCTCCTACAAACCCTCTGCACCGGCTCGTACCTCGACGTGCAGAAAACCGCCTTGTGGCTCCAGGAGCTGATGACAGCAGCCTGCGTTGCTGTGCCTCAGGCGGGCACATGCAAGCTAACGGTGCTGCCCTCCACACGCTTCTGCAAGCTCAAGCTGACCAACGCCTCCAAGAGATCCCTCTCCATTGAGCTGATCTTGGCGGTGCAGCAAGGCAACTCGGACTCGTTTGTGAGCATGGAGTAG
- the LOC127017042 gene encoding inositol 1,4,5-trisphosphate receptor-interacting protein-like 1: MALAIVFALSVLGIIQTPLVVGDDLGAAIRQRVQQRVEQLIQVMVQLLEEMELSPREPSRVPRGAQVFAALQQWQFWALAGGLVLLFWLCWWLWKRSCEPGSSSKHGSSRSLEEEEEGQDPLHMDRFLDEYTSWPLPNRQRICTVVEEVVNDLLCVCRILAGNDFAPRLQPAVGVGGFLEGQSARGEDLVYRLLVPLKPPRGHSFHLELGTEGEMLVRNSRLRVQLECMCTRERRLGDVLCFLHHPEDELMSSQEASLLQTLCTGSYLDVQKTALWLQELMTAACVAVPQAGTCKLTVLPSTRFCKLKLTNASKRSLSIELILAVQQGNSDSFVSME, encoded by the coding sequence ATGGCTCTGGCAATAGTGTTCGCCTTGAGCGTGCTGGGCATCATCCAGACGCCACTGGTGGTCGGAGATGATCTGGGTGCAGCTATTCGCCAGCGCGTGCAGCAGCGTGTGGAGCAGCTGATCCAGGTGATGGTTCAGCTGCTTGAAGAGATGGAGCTGAGCCCCCGGGAGCCCAGCAGGGTGCCCAGGGGAGCCCAGGTCTTTGCTGCCTTGCAGCAGTGGCAGTTCTGGGCCTTGGCTGGAGGCCTGGTCCTGCTCTTTTGGCTCTGCTGGTGGCTCTGGAAAAGGAGCTgtgagccaggcagcagcagcaagcatgGCAGCTCCAgaagcctggaggaggaggaggaggggcaaGACCCATTACATATGGACAGGTTTCTGGACGAGTACACGTCGTGGCCGCTGCCGAACAGGCAAAGAATATGCACGGTGGTGGAAGAGGTGGTGAACGACCTTCTCTGTGTCTGCCGAATCCTCGCCGGCAATGACTTTGCGCCGCGACTGCAGCCAGCTGTCGGGGTGGGCGGCTTCCTAGAAGGCCAGAGTGCCCGTGGAGAAGACCTTGTCTATCGCCTGCTTGTGCCCCTCAAGCCACCCCGCGGGCACTCCTTCCACCTCGAGCTGGGCACCGAAGGGGAGATGCTGGTGAGGAACTCCCGCCTGCGTGTGCAACTGGAGTGCATGTGCACAAGGGAGCGGCGGCTGGGAGAcgtgctctgcttcctccaccACCCTGAGGATGAGCTGATGAGCAGTCAGGAAGCCAGCCTCCTACAAACCCTCTGCACCGGCTCGTACCTCGACGTGCAGAAAACCGCCTTGTGGCTCCAGGAGCTGATGACAGCAGCCTGCGTTGCTGTGCCTCAGGCGGGCACATGCAAGCTAACGGTGCTGCCCTCCACGCGCTTCTGCAAGCTCAAGCTGACCAACGCCTCCAAGAGATCCCTCTCCATTGAGCTGATCTTGGCGGTGCAGCAAGGCAACTCGGACTCGTTTGTGAGCATGGAGTAG
- the LOC127017044 gene encoding inositol 1,4,5-trisphosphate receptor-interacting protein-like 1: MALAIVFALSVLGIIQTPLGVGDELGAAIRQRVQQRVEQLIQVMVQLLEEMELSPREPSRVARGAQVSAALQQWQFWALAGGLVLLFWLCWWLWKRSCEPGSSSKHGSSRSLEEEEEGQDPLHMDRFLDEYTSWPLPNRQRICTVVEEVVNDLLCVCRILAGNDFAPRLQPAVGVGGFLEGQSARGEDLVYRLLVPLKPPRGHSFHLELGTEGEMLVRNSRLRVQLECMCTRERRLGDVLCFLHHPEDELMSSQEASLLQTLCTGSYLDVQKTALWLQELMTAACVAVPQAGTCKLTVLPSTRFCKLKLTNASKRSLSIELILAVQQGNSDSFVSME; this comes from the coding sequence ATGGCTCTGGCAATAGTGTTCGCCTTGAGCGTGCTGGGCATCATCCAGACGCCACTGGGGGTTGGAGATGAGCTGGGTGCAGCTATTCGCCAGCGCGTGCAGCAGCGTGTGGAGCAGCTGATCCAGGTGATGGTTCAGCTGCTTGAAGAGATGGAGCTGAGCCCCCGGGAGCCCAGCAGGGTGGCCAGGGGAGCCCAGGtctctgctgccttgcagcagtGGCAGTTCTGGGCCTTGGCTGGAGGCCTGGTCCTGCTCTTTTGGCTCTGCTGGTGGCTCTGGAAAAGGAGCTgtgagccaggcagcagcagcaagcatgGCAGCTCCAgaagcctggaggaggaggaggaggggcaaGACCCATTACATATGGACAGGTTTCTGGACGAGTACACGTCGTGGCCGCTGCCGAACAGGCAAAGAATATGCACGGTGGTGGAAGAGGTGGTGAACGACCTTCTCTGTGTCTGCCGAATCCTCGCCGGCAATGACTTTGCGCCGCGACTGCAGCCAGCTGTCGGGGTGGGCGGCTTCCTAGAAGGCCAGAGTGCCCGTGGAGAAGACCTTGTCTATCGCCTGCTTGTGCCCCTCAAGCCACCCCGCGGGCACTCCTTCCACCTCGAGCTGGGCACCGAAGGGGAGATGCTGGTGAGGAACTCCCGCCTGCGTGTGCAACTGGAGTGCATGTGCACAAGGGAGCGGCGGCTGGGAGAcgtgctctgcttcctccaccACCCTGAGGATGAGCTGATGAGCAGTCAGGAAGCCAGCCTCCTACAAACCCTCTGCACCGGCTCGTACCTTGACGTGCAGAAAACCGCCTTGTGGCTCCAGGAGCTGATGACAGCAGCCTGCGTTGCTGTGCCTCAGGCGGGCACATGCAAGCTAACGGTGCTGCCCTCCACACGCTTCTGCAAGCTCAAGCTGACCAACGCCTCCAAGAGATCCCTCTCCATTGAGCTGATCTTGGCGGTGCAGCAAGGCAACTCGGACTCGTTTGTGAGCATGGAGTAG
- the LOC127017045 gene encoding inositol 1,4,5-trisphosphate receptor-interacting protein-like 1 gives MALAIVFALSVLGIIQTPLGVGDELGAAIRQCVQQRVEQLIQVMVQLLEEMELSPREPSRVARGAQVSAALQQWQFWALAGGLVLLFWLCWWLWKRSCEPGSSSKHGSSRSLEEEEEGQDPLHMDRFLDEYTSWPLPNRQRICTVVEEVVNDLLCVCRILAGNDFAPRLQPAVGVGGFLEGQSARGEDLVYRLLVPLKPPRGHSFHLELGTEGEMLVRNSRLRVQLECMCTRERRLGDVLCFLHHPEDELMSSQEASLLQTLCTGSYLDVQKTALWLQELMTAACVAVPQAGTCKLTVLPSTRFCKLKLTNASKRSLSIELILAVQQGNSDSFVSME, from the coding sequence ATGGCTCTGGCAATAGTGTTCGCCTTGAGCGTGCTGGGCATCATCCAGACGCCACTGGGGGTTGGAGATGAGCTGGGTGCAGCTATTCGCCAGTGCGTGCAGCAGCGTGTGGAGCAGCTGATCCAGGTGATGGTTCAGCTGCTTGAAGAGATGGAGCTGAGCCCCCGGGAGCCCAGCAGGGTGGCCAGGGGAGCCCAGGtctctgctgccttgcagcagtGGCAGTTCTGGGCCTTGGCTGGAGGCCTGGTCCTGCTCTTTTGGCTCTGCTGGTGGCTCTGGAAAAGGAGCTgtgagccaggcagcagcagcaagcatgGCAGCTCCAgaagcctggaggaggaggaggaggggcaaGACCCATTACATATGGACAGGTTTCTGGACGAGTACACGTCGTGGCCGCTGCCGAACAGGCAAAGAATATGCACGGTGGTGGAAGAGGTGGTGAACGACCTTCTCTGTGTCTGCCGAATCCTCGCCGGCAATGACTTTGCGCCGCGACTGCAGCCAGCTGTCGGGGTGGGCGGCTTCCTAGAAGGCCAGAGTGCCCGTGGAGAAGACCTTGTCTATCGCCTGCTTGTGCCCCTCAAGCCACCCCGCGGGCACTCCTTCCACCTCGAGCTGGGCACCGAAGGGGAGATGCTGGTGAGGAACTCCCGCCTGCGTGTGCAACTGGAGTGCATGTGCACAAGGGAGCGGCGGCTGGGAGAcgtgctctgcttcctccaccACCCTGAGGATGAGCTGATGAGCAGTCAGGAAGCCAGCCTCCTACAAACCCTCTGCACCGGCTCGTACCTTGACGTGCAGAAAACCGCCTTGTGGCTCCAGGAGCTGATGACAGCAGCCTGCGTTGCTGTGCCTCAGGCGGGCACATGCAAGCTAACGGTGCTGCCCTCCACACGCTTCTGCAAGCTCAAGCTGACCAACGCCTCCAAGAGATCCCTCTCCATTGAGCTGATCTTGGCGGTGCAGCAAGGCAACTCGGACTCGTTTGTGAGCATGGAGTAG